The genome window CAGGTTCAGATACTTTGTTGAATAAATCTATGTTTGTCACCCACAGGTGGTGAACCTGCAGTACAGCGAGGTGCAGGACCGCGTGATGCTGACTGGCAGACACATGGTGCGAGACGTCAGCTGCAAGAACTGCAACAGCAAGCTGGGCTGGATCTACGAGTTTGCCACAGAAGACAGTCAGCGCTACAAGGAAGGCCGCGTCATCCTCGAAAGGGCACTAGTAAGGGAGAGCGAGGGCTTCGAGGAGCATGTGCCCTCTGATAACTCCT of Salvelinus namaycush isolate Seneca chromosome 29, SaNama_1.0, whole genome shotgun sequence contains these proteins:
- the LOC120024296 gene encoding protein yippee-like 5 → MGRIFLDHIGGTRLFSCANCDTILTNRSELISTRFTGATGRAFLFNKVVNLQYSEVQDRVMLTGRHMVRDVSCKNCNSKLGWIYEFATEDSQRYKEGRVILERALVRESEGFEEHVPSDNS